A genomic region of Acidimicrobiales bacterium contains the following coding sequences:
- the gcvPA gene encoding aminomethyl-transferring glycine dehydrogenase subunit GcvPA yields the protein MLADLGLSSVDELFSVVPEALRLTGALDLPPGLSEPDVAVRVEQVAGANRRSGPDLVCFAGGGAYDHDVPSVVRRVAFRSEFVTAYTPYQPEVSQGVLQALFEYQTMLTRLTGVEIANASLYDGATACVEAVNLAVAATGRSEVWVSGGVHPQWREVMRTFAGGTGHELVDVPLVDGVTRFPSEGAPGAILLQYPNYLGCLDDIAGAAAAAKSLGALLLVAFDPVAGGLLRSPGSYGADVVVGEGQPFGTPLSFGGPYLGLFACRQEHVRRLPGRLVGETVDTEGRRAYVTTLRTREQDIRREKASSNVCTNQTLIAVCCVIQMAWLGTSGLRELALRCARGTRYAREALLAVDGVSPVASAPVFREFGVRAPVAGEVIVERMAEEGFLAGVPLDDGGLLVAVTEKRTREQIDAYVTAFEKVVK from the coding sequence ATGCTCGCCGATCTCGGCCTGTCGTCGGTCGACGAGCTGTTCTCGGTCGTGCCCGAGGCGCTGCGCCTCACCGGCGCCCTCGACCTGCCCCCGGGTCTCTCCGAGCCCGACGTCGCCGTGCGGGTCGAACAGGTGGCGGGTGCCAACCGCCGCTCGGGCCCCGACCTCGTCTGCTTCGCCGGAGGTGGCGCCTACGACCACGACGTGCCCTCGGTGGTCCGCCGGGTGGCCTTCCGCTCCGAGTTCGTCACCGCCTACACGCCGTACCAGCCCGAGGTGTCGCAGGGCGTGTTGCAAGCCCTGTTCGAGTACCAGACGATGCTGACCCGCCTGACCGGCGTGGAGATCGCCAACGCCTCGTTGTACGACGGCGCCACCGCATGCGTGGAGGCGGTGAACCTGGCCGTGGCCGCCACCGGGCGCTCCGAGGTGTGGGTGAGCGGCGGCGTACATCCGCAGTGGCGCGAGGTGATGCGCACGTTCGCGGGCGGCACCGGCCACGAACTGGTCGACGTGCCGTTGGTCGACGGCGTGACCCGGTTCCCGTCAGAGGGCGCGCCGGGGGCGATCCTGTTGCAGTACCCCAACTACCTGGGCTGCCTCGACGACATCGCGGGCGCGGCCGCCGCGGCCAAGTCACTGGGCGCCCTGCTGCTGGTGGCCTTCGACCCGGTGGCGGGCGGACTGTTGCGGTCGCCGGGCTCGTACGGCGCCGACGTGGTGGTGGGGGAGGGCCAACCCTTCGGCACGCCGCTGTCGTTCGGGGGGCCGTACCTGGGGTTGTTCGCCTGCCGCCAAGAGCACGTGCGGCGGCTGCCCGGCCGGCTGGTGGGCGAGACGGTCGACACCGAGGGGCGGCGGGCCTACGTGACGACCCTGCGCACCCGTGAGCAGGACATCCGCCGGGAGAAGGCGTCGTCGAACGTCTGCACCAACCAGACCCTCATCGCTGTGTGCTGCGTGATCCAGATGGCGTGGCTCGGCACCAGCGGGTTGCGGGAGCTGGCGCTGCGTTGTGCTCGGGGCACCCGCTACGCCCGGGAGGCGCTGCTGGCCGTCGACGGCGTGTCGCCGGTGGCCTCGGCGCCGGTGTTCCGGGAGTTTGGCGTGCGGGCGCCGGTGGCGGGTGAGGTGATCGTGGAACGCATGGCCGAGGAGGGCTTCCTGGCGGGCGTGCCCCTCGACGACGGCGGCCTGTTGGTGGCGGTCACCGAGAAGCGCACGCGCGAGCAGATCGACGCCTACGTGACGGCATTCGAGAAGGTGGTCAAGTAG
- the gcvPB gene encoding aminomethyl-transferring glycine dehydrogenase subunit GcvPB: protein MDAKSIPLMGREEEPTIFEQSVAGRRAWSFRETGVPEWGADELVPADHLADAPADIAEVSERDLVAHFTRLTHRQYSVDLGPYPLGSCTMKYNPKLCDDAAGLPGLADVHPAAPESMIQGWLALLADLGDALCEVTGMSAITLQPPAGASGELTGLLLMRAWHEDQGRQRTKVIIPDSAHGTNPASVTLGGYETVTVPSDDRGLVDVGELRKRLDEDVAGIMLTNPNTLGLFEEDIVEIAAAVHEVGGLLYYDGANLNAILGVVRPGDMGFDIVHMNLHKTFAVPHGGGGPGAGPVAVSPRLAKYLPGPVPERQPDGSLRWATPERSIGRVHGWHGNALALARAWSYILVNGGDGLRRVAEAAVLNANWLRHRLRGVYDVPYDRPNMHEFVASTTSLKKAGGVRALDVAKRLLEEGFHAPTVYFPLIVAEALMIEPTETESLQTLQSLADALERIAADSHDEAAAAPRTTPVSRVDEARAARTLIPTFDARR from the coding sequence GTGGATGCCAAGTCGATCCCGCTCATGGGGCGGGAAGAAGAGCCCACCATCTTCGAGCAGTCGGTGGCGGGGCGGCGGGCGTGGTCGTTCCGAGAGACGGGGGTGCCTGAGTGGGGCGCCGACGAACTGGTGCCCGCCGACCACCTGGCCGACGCGCCCGCCGACATCGCCGAGGTGTCGGAGCGCGACCTGGTGGCGCACTTCACCCGGCTGACCCACCGGCAGTACTCGGTCGACCTGGGGCCGTACCCGCTGGGGTCGTGCACCATGAAGTACAACCCCAAGCTGTGCGACGACGCCGCCGGCCTGCCCGGCCTGGCCGACGTCCACCCGGCGGCGCCGGAGTCGATGATCCAGGGTTGGCTGGCGTTGCTGGCCGACCTGGGTGACGCCCTGTGCGAGGTCACCGGCATGTCGGCCATCACCCTGCAGCCGCCTGCGGGCGCGTCGGGGGAGCTCACCGGGCTGCTGCTGATGCGGGCCTGGCATGAAGACCAAGGCCGCCAGCGCACCAAGGTGATCATCCCCGACTCGGCGCACGGCACCAACCCGGCGTCGGTGACCCTGGGCGGCTACGAGACGGTGACCGTGCCGTCCGACGACCGAGGCCTGGTCGACGTGGGCGAGCTGCGCAAGCGGCTCGACGAGGACGTGGCCGGGATCATGCTCACCAACCCCAACACCTTGGGGTTGTTCGAGGAAGACATCGTGGAGATCGCCGCCGCGGTCCACGAGGTGGGCGGGTTGCTCTACTACGACGGCGCCAACCTCAACGCCATCCTGGGCGTGGTGCGGCCCGGCGACATGGGCTTCGACATCGTGCACATGAACCTGCACAAGACCTTCGCCGTGCCCCACGGCGGCGGTGGGCCCGGGGCGGGGCCGGTGGCCGTGTCGCCCCGCCTGGCCAAGTACCTGCCGGGGCCGGTGCCCGAGCGGCAGCCCGACGGCTCCCTGCGCTGGGCCACCCCCGAGCGGTCGATCGGCCGGGTGCACGGCTGGCACGGCAACGCCTTGGCGTTGGCCCGGGCGTGGTCGTACATCCTCGTCAACGGGGGAGACGGACTGCGCCGGGTGGCCGAGGCCGCCGTGCTGAACGCCAACTGGCTTCGGCACCGCCTGCGAGGCGTGTACGACGTGCCCTACGACCGGCCCAACATGCACGAGTTCGTGGCGTCGACCACCTCGCTCAAGAAGGCCGGGGGAGTGCGGGCCCTCGACGTGGCCAAGCGGCTGCTCGAAGAGGGCTTCCACGCGCCCACCGTCTACTTCCCGCTGATCGTGGCCGAGGCGCTGATGATCGAGCCGACCGAGACGGAGTCGTTACAGACCCTGCAATCGCTGGCCGATGCGCTCGAGCGCATCGCGGCGGACTCCCACGACGAGGCCGCCGCCGCCCCCCGCACCACCCCGGTCAGCCGGGTCGACGAGGCCCGCGCCGCCCGCACACTGATCCCCACCTTCGACGCCCGCCGCTAG
- a CDS encoding response regulator transcription factor, whose translation MQPVRVIVVDDQEIVRAGVSSLLCKSVDIHLVGTAANGEDALDLMALLQPDVAVVDYSLPRMTGVEVCEEASERFPDTAVVILTDESNDDVVRRSIEAGARAYLYKDVEGNELNRAVHAVANGETVLDTKVAGRVARWAYRGVNRARGVRLSSQETKVLRLVAEGESTAGIAKLLCLSENTVKTYVRRLLDKLECHSRTEAAAIAAKRGLL comes from the coding sequence ATGCAGCCAGTTCGAGTCATCGTCGTCGACGACCAGGAGATTGTGCGAGCGGGGGTGTCGAGCTTGCTGTGCAAGAGCGTCGACATCCACCTCGTGGGCACGGCTGCCAACGGAGAGGACGCGCTCGACCTGATGGCCTTGCTGCAGCCGGACGTGGCCGTGGTCGATTACTCGCTGCCCCGCATGACGGGCGTCGAGGTATGCGAAGAGGCATCGGAGCGCTTTCCCGACACCGCAGTCGTCATCCTCACCGACGAATCGAACGACGATGTCGTCAGGCGATCGATCGAGGCGGGTGCCCGTGCTTACCTGTACAAGGATGTCGAGGGGAACGAGCTGAACCGGGCCGTACACGCGGTGGCGAACGGCGAGACCGTCCTCGACACCAAAGTTGCCGGGCGAGTCGCTCGGTGGGCCTATCGAGGGGTGAACCGGGCCCGCGGGGTCCGCTTGTCGTCGCAAGAAACCAAAGTGCTGCGCTTGGTGGCCGAAGGCGAGAGCACGGCAGGCATCGCCAAGCTGCTGTGCCTCAGTGAGAACACCGTCAAGACGTATGTCCGCCGGTTGCTCGACAAGCTCGAGTGCCATTCCCGAACCGAAGCGGCGGCCATCGCCGCCAAGAGGGGGTTGTTGTGA
- a CDS encoding lysyl oxidase family protein has translation MSRRIRVVALVAATVALAAVVPAQAGEKVLPGTCRVGHPKVVPPGCASSLLPPGALPNIVPKPPAYVSVGPDAIAFDPVGLVTTVDPNTKVLRFPTLVANVGSVALELLGEPTADPERWRALQCTSWATKACLTRQEVGELAWHAAHNHFHFQDFADYELRRVLPDGTPDFSAGGQVATSPKVSFCLMDSEANSEDSPPQTYVGCPGALQGISAGWADLYDMGLPGQSLPIAGLADGLYAIVIRLDPTNRLLESNDGDNLAYSIVELYDNGNEARVIG, from the coding sequence GTGAGCCGTCGCATTCGGGTGGTTGCCCTTGTTGCCGCCACCGTCGCTCTCGCTGCCGTCGTGCCTGCGCAAGCGGGGGAGAAGGTGCTTCCCGGGACCTGTCGGGTGGGGCATCCGAAGGTGGTGCCGCCGGGGTGCGCATCGTCGCTGCTGCCGCCCGGAGCCCTTCCCAACATCGTGCCCAAGCCACCGGCGTACGTGAGCGTCGGGCCTGATGCCATTGCCTTCGATCCGGTTGGCCTGGTGACGACCGTTGACCCGAACACCAAGGTGCTGCGGTTCCCGACCCTGGTGGCCAACGTGGGCAGCGTGGCGTTGGAGCTGCTCGGCGAACCCACTGCGGATCCGGAGCGGTGGCGGGCGTTGCAGTGCACGTCGTGGGCGACCAAAGCGTGCCTGACCCGGCAGGAGGTGGGCGAGTTGGCGTGGCATGCAGCCCACAACCACTTTCACTTCCAGGACTTCGCCGACTACGAGTTACGGCGGGTCCTCCCTGACGGGACGCCCGACTTTTCGGCTGGTGGCCAGGTGGCCACCAGCCCCAAGGTGTCGTTCTGCCTGATGGACTCCGAGGCCAACAGCGAGGACAGCCCACCGCAGACCTACGTCGGCTGCCCCGGTGCATTGCAGGGCATCTCGGCAGGCTGGGCCGACCTGTACGACATGGGCCTCCCGGGCCAGTCGTTGCCCATCGCCGGGCTTGCCGACGGCCTCTACGCCATCGTGATCCGACTCGACCCGACCAACCGCCTGCTGGAGTCGAACGACGGCGACAACCTCGCCTACTCGATCGTCGAGCTCTACGACAACGGCAATGAAGCGCGGGTGATCGGCTGA
- a CDS encoding ABC transporter substrate-binding protein: protein MALPKIESGVKSFIVVLVMVLVVSALRYEPGNNADLAAGQGAGTDSGPLAGDAGTAAGEGVAGPGTEGVAGTAGSAGTAGTAGGGGGAAGAECKAGRNGGNTDTGVTGNQIRLATTAVLDGPARSLLGDSPVAMKAVVDKVNKAGGICGRLLDLRVVNDSFKPEGSSFIRSFAAEGYFALPVVPSAEGLGAAIKGGVIARAGIPVVGTDGMREEQYNEQWVWPVASATVTSMRVMAKYGATNRGAKTFAIVWDGEYKFGQEGKDAFEQQVKAMGLNLVATARLDPDQQSYASEAEAFNGACGSSGEKCDMVAMLLLPDTAKKWLQRRPARGRLYTAGAQTLFTDRFAQDCVQQIGGDCHGFAVWTGYNPPIGPLATLPGVAAYVSDVRALKPDIDINNQFIEGSYLGMSVFVEALKAVGPNLTRARLKAQLDSMDFKNDLASTLSWRPGNHAANVRSQSFSMTVSGGTFRGWTNDQSGFILDPARGG from the coding sequence ATGGCACTGCCCAAGATCGAAAGCGGCGTGAAGAGCTTCATCGTCGTGCTGGTGATGGTGCTGGTCGTTTCCGCCTTGCGGTACGAACCCGGCAACAACGCCGACCTGGCTGCTGGACAAGGTGCCGGCACCGACAGCGGCCCCTTGGCCGGTGACGCGGGCACCGCTGCGGGCGAGGGCGTCGCCGGCCCGGGCACCGAAGGTGTGGCGGGCACGGCGGGCAGCGCCGGGACTGCAGGAACCGCGGGCGGCGGCGGCGGTGCTGCAGGCGCCGAGTGCAAGGCCGGACGCAACGGCGGCAACACCGACACCGGCGTCACCGGTAACCAGATCCGCTTGGCCACCACGGCCGTGCTCGACGGCCCGGCCCGTAGCCTCTTGGGCGACTCGCCCGTTGCCATGAAGGCCGTGGTCGACAAGGTCAACAAGGCAGGCGGCATCTGCGGGCGCCTTCTCGACCTCCGCGTCGTCAACGACTCGTTCAAGCCGGAAGGCAGTTCGTTCATCCGCAGCTTCGCCGCCGAGGGGTACTTCGCCCTCCCGGTGGTGCCCTCCGCCGAGGGCCTCGGGGCCGCCATCAAGGGTGGCGTCATCGCCCGAGCGGGCATCCCCGTGGTGGGCACCGACGGCATGCGTGAGGAGCAGTACAACGAGCAGTGGGTGTGGCCCGTCGCATCGGCCACCGTCACCTCGATGCGGGTCATGGCCAAGTACGGGGCCACAAACCGCGGTGCCAAGACCTTCGCCATCGTCTGGGACGGCGAGTACAAGTTCGGTCAGGAAGGCAAGGACGCTTTCGAGCAGCAGGTCAAGGCCATGGGCCTGAACCTGGTGGCCACAGCCCGGCTCGACCCTGACCAGCAGTCGTACGCGTCGGAGGCCGAGGCCTTCAACGGGGCGTGCGGCAGCAGCGGCGAGAAGTGCGACATGGTGGCCATGCTCCTGCTGCCCGACACGGCCAAGAAGTGGCTCCAGCGTCGCCCCGCCCGCGGTCGCCTCTACACCGCCGGCGCCCAGACCCTTTTCACCGATCGCTTCGCCCAGGACTGCGTGCAGCAGATCGGCGGCGACTGCCACGGCTTCGCCGTGTGGACCGGCTACAACCCGCCCATCGGGCCGTTGGCCACCCTTCCCGGGGTCGCTGCCTACGTGAGCGACGTGCGCGCGCTGAAGCCCGACATCGACATCAACAACCAGTTCATCGAGGGCAGTTACCTCGGCATGAGCGTGTTCGTCGAGGCACTGAAGGCGGTGGGGCCGAACCTCACCCGCGCTCGCCTCAAGGCGCAGCTCGACTCGATGGACTTCAAGAACGACTTGGCGTCGACGTTGTCGTGGCGCCCGGGGAACCACGCGGCCAACGTGCGGTCGCAGTCGTTCTCCATGACCGTAAGCGGGGGGACCTTCCGGGGCTGGACCAACGACCAATCCGGTTTCATCCTCGACCCCGCCCGCGGCGGCTGA
- a CDS encoding branched-chain amino acid ABC transporter permease/ATP-binding protein, producing MTRVFVSLVLSLPLVGAYGIFAIGIVLIYRASRMLNLAHGAMAMVPAYLLYAMVRVGIPVVIALPLGILAGALLGLAVEKVFVSRLRPDGPTAQTVGTVAVLGLLVAVAARIWGTASLDAVRVFPAGRVDVGLSSIQYGEIGLFIVMLVLAGALFALIQRTDIGLIMRGTAESRLAASLMGVNPDRITSMTWALGGALAALAGILLAAVTSLHPYNLALQVLPAFIAALIGGLGSLPGALVGATIVGVTQGLVPVIGFLGELQGAPQFLLAVLSVVVMATRGKALVAADDAGAADAPTTGAAVKRAQRSEAQASGGRIRNPNVALLVVALVVAFPFFPKVPSSIVGTANLAAIYAIIAVSLVLLTGWVGQISLGHAALVGIGAYSTGHIAEGLGIPFPLSLPLAAACGAAAAAILGGVALRVRGLYLAVATLVFSWMASEFLFRQDWFTKHDQVAARAIGKPDAIPYFDFTDRRVFWLVAVGILGGVVFTAACVRDSKTGRAFFALRGSEMAAASLGIDVMRYKLLAFVVSGAIAGAAGNLMMTDAGVVSGDQFTFNISLFFVAIAVVGGLTSLPGAVASGVLFAALAEVFYRVQALGAFLEIVSSLLLAVVLIAYRGGLASVPDRFGVVADRLEPVLKRLREKVFPGLGHSGDGEDTPEGERAKQQEPGPVAAFFARMRASVRGFVATLPLGRFRPSPTPASVTARPPIDFKDRLRMAAPSTTNGSAHATPQPAENGAATAPPKIEEGLLVARGRVAEFRPTGPREERELLIEARDITVRFGGLTAVNEASLEVRENEIVGLIGPNGAGKTTFFNAIAGYNTPASGTISLYGEDVTALPVHRRARVGVARTFQLIQLFRQLTVYENLLVATHVHNPTGIGSHVGVTRKALEAEQAAVERVDEILELLDLSHLANRSTGDLPFGVLRMIEVARALVTGFSVVMLDEPASGLDNSETDKLIEVLRFVRGLGVTLLLIEHDVRMVTGVSDYLYVLDQGRIIAHGVPEEIQRNPEVIAAYLGEPVKETVG from the coding sequence GTGACTCGCGTCTTCGTTTCGCTGGTCCTGTCGTTGCCGCTCGTCGGCGCCTACGGGATCTTTGCTATCGGCATCGTCCTCATCTACCGGGCCTCGCGCATGCTCAACCTGGCGCACGGCGCCATGGCGATGGTGCCGGCCTACCTCCTGTACGCCATGGTCCGAGTCGGCATCCCGGTGGTGATCGCGCTGCCGCTCGGCATCCTTGCGGGTGCACTGCTCGGCCTGGCGGTCGAGAAGGTCTTCGTCAGCCGGCTTCGGCCCGACGGGCCGACGGCCCAGACGGTCGGCACCGTGGCCGTGCTCGGGTTGCTGGTCGCCGTTGCCGCCCGCATTTGGGGCACGGCCAGCCTGGACGCCGTGCGGGTGTTCCCGGCAGGCCGCGTCGATGTCGGCCTTTCCAGCATCCAGTACGGCGAGATCGGCCTCTTCATCGTCATGCTGGTGCTGGCGGGCGCGCTGTTCGCCCTCATCCAGCGCACCGACATCGGCCTCATCATGCGAGGAACGGCCGAAAGCCGGCTTGCCGCCTCGTTGATGGGCGTCAATCCCGACCGCATCACGTCGATGACCTGGGCGCTCGGCGGCGCGCTGGCCGCACTGGCCGGGATCCTGTTGGCCGCGGTCACCTCGTTGCACCCGTACAACCTCGCCCTTCAGGTGTTGCCTGCCTTCATCGCCGCCCTCATCGGCGGCCTGGGCAGTCTCCCCGGCGCCCTCGTCGGGGCTACCATCGTGGGCGTCACCCAAGGCCTCGTGCCGGTGATCGGCTTCCTCGGCGAACTGCAAGGCGCGCCGCAGTTCCTGCTCGCCGTGTTGTCGGTCGTGGTGATGGCGACCCGGGGCAAGGCGCTCGTGGCCGCCGACGACGCCGGCGCCGCCGACGCGCCGACGACGGGCGCTGCGGTCAAGCGGGCGCAGCGGTCCGAAGCGCAGGCGAGCGGCGGCCGCATTCGCAACCCCAACGTCGCCCTGCTGGTGGTTGCGCTTGTCGTGGCCTTCCCGTTCTTCCCGAAGGTGCCGTCCTCCATCGTGGGCACGGCCAACCTGGCGGCCATCTACGCCATCATCGCCGTGTCGCTGGTATTGCTCACGGGCTGGGTGGGCCAGATCTCGCTCGGCCACGCCGCGTTGGTGGGCATCGGTGCCTACAGCACCGGCCACATCGCCGAGGGCCTCGGCATTCCGTTCCCCCTGAGCCTTCCGCTGGCTGCCGCCTGTGGCGCGGCGGCGGCCGCCATTCTCGGCGGTGTCGCCCTTCGGGTCCGTGGGTTGTACCTGGCGGTGGCGACCCTGGTTTTCTCGTGGATGGCGAGCGAGTTCCTCTTCCGACAGGACTGGTTCACCAAGCACGACCAGGTTGCAGCCCGTGCCATCGGCAAGCCCGACGCCATCCCGTACTTCGACTTCACCGACCGCCGAGTGTTCTGGTTGGTGGCCGTCGGCATCCTCGGCGGAGTCGTGTTCACCGCCGCCTGCGTGCGCGACTCCAAGACCGGGCGTGCCTTCTTCGCCCTGCGCGGCTCGGAGATGGCGGCCGCCTCCTTGGGCATCGACGTCATGCGCTACAAGCTGCTCGCCTTCGTCGTCTCCGGTGCGATCGCCGGGGCCGCAGGCAACCTGATGATGACAGACGCCGGTGTGGTCAGCGGCGACCAGTTCACCTTCAACATCTCGTTGTTCTTCGTCGCCATTGCCGTGGTCGGCGGGCTCACCAGCCTGCCCGGGGCAGTGGCGTCGGGGGTGTTGTTCGCCGCCCTCGCTGAGGTCTTCTACCGGGTGCAAGCGCTGGGCGCGTTCCTCGAGATCGTCTCCAGCTTGCTGCTGGCCGTCGTGCTGATCGCCTATCGCGGCGGCTTGGCCTCGGTTCCCGACCGTTTCGGGGTCGTGGCCGACCGACTGGAGCCGGTACTGAAGCGCCTGCGCGAGAAGGTGTTCCCCGGCCTTGGGCACTCGGGCGACGGCGAGGACACCCCGGAAGGGGAGCGGGCCAAGCAACAAGAGCCGGGGCCTGTCGCTGCCTTCTTCGCCCGAATGCGGGCCTCGGTGCGCGGGTTCGTCGCCACACTGCCGTTGGGCCGGTTCCGCCCGTCGCCCACACCGGCCTCGGTGACGGCGCGACCGCCGATCGACTTCAAGGACCGCCTGCGCATGGCAGCGCCGTCCACCACCAACGGCTCGGCCCATGCGACGCCGCAACCCGCCGAGAACGGGGCGGCGACGGCGCCGCCGAAGATCGAAGAGGGACTGCTTGTGGCCCGAGGCCGCGTGGCCGAGTTCCGGCCCACCGGTCCCCGGGAGGAGCGCGAGCTGCTCATCGAAGCGCGCGACATCACCGTTCGTTTCGGCGGCCTGACGGCGGTGAACGAGGCGTCGCTCGAAGTTCGTGAGAACGAGATCGTCGGGCTTATCGGCCCCAACGGGGCAGGCAAGACCACCTTCTTCAACGCCATCGCCGGCTACAACACACCGGCGTCGGGCACCATCTCGCTGTACGGCGAAGACGTCACCGCGCTGCCGGTGCACCGCCGTGCCCGCGTGGGCGTGGCCCGCACCTTCCAGCTCATCCAGCTGTTCCGCCAGCTCACCGTCTACGAGAACCTGTTGGTGGCCACCCACGTGCACAACCCGACGGGCATCGGCTCGCACGTCGGCGTCACCCGCAAGGCCTTGGAGGCCGAGCAGGCCGCCGTCGAGCGGGTCGACGAGATCCTCGAACTGCTCGACCTCAGCCACTTGGCCAACCGCTCGACGGGCGACCTGCCTTTTGGCGTGTTGCGCATGATCGAGGTGGCCCGCGCCCTCGTCACGGGCTTCAGCGTGGTCATGCTCGACGAGCCCGCGTCGGGCCTCGACAACAGCGAGACCGACAAGCTCATCGAGGTCCTGCGTTTCGTGCGGGGGCTCGGCGTGACGTTGCTCCTCATCGAACACGACGTGCGCATGGTCACCGGCGTGAGCGACTACCTCTACGTGCTCGACCAAGGCCGGATCATCGCCCACGGCGTGCCCGAGGAGATCCAGCGCAACCCCGAGGTCATCGCCGCCTATCTCGGCGAGCCCGTGAAGGAAACGGTGGGCTGA
- a CDS encoding ABC transporter ATP-binding protein — MALLEVRDIDVFYGSVQALRGVSLTVEAGERVALLGANGAGKTSTLRTISGLLSPRRGSIMFDGEEIGGMPAYAVVGKGIAHGPEGRALFPGLSVEENLRFGYLPRRKDKAGYEPALERVFDYFPRLKERRKQAAGTMSGGEQQMLVVARALMSAPKLLIVDELSLGLAPKIVSLLFDIIRDVNAEGTAVLIVEQFVHMALENTDRAYVLAKGEVVVERASSELAGSEELLASYLGGEVDPAGEMAEAMPEPATSSARRRRR; from the coding sequence ATGGCGCTGCTCGAAGTTCGCGACATCGACGTCTTTTACGGCTCGGTGCAGGCGCTCCGTGGCGTCAGCCTCACGGTGGAAGCGGGGGAGCGGGTCGCCCTGCTCGGCGCCAACGGCGCAGGCAAGACGTCGACGCTGCGCACCATTTCCGGCCTCCTGTCGCCGCGACGGGGCAGCATCATGTTCGACGGCGAGGAGATCGGCGGCATGCCCGCCTACGCGGTGGTGGGGAAGGGGATTGCCCACGGCCCCGAAGGCCGGGCGCTGTTCCCCGGCCTGTCGGTCGAGGAGAACCTGCGCTTCGGCTACTTGCCCCGCCGCAAGGACAAGGCAGGCTACGAGCCGGCGTTGGAACGGGTCTTCGACTACTTCCCTCGACTGAAGGAACGCCGCAAGCAGGCGGCGGGGACCATGTCGGGCGGCGAGCAGCAGATGCTGGTGGTCGCCCGTGCCCTCATGAGCGCGCCCAAGCTGTTGATCGTCGACGAACTGTCGCTTGGCCTGGCGCCCAAGATCGTGTCGTTGTTGTTCGACATCATCCGTGACGTCAACGCCGAAGGCACGGCCGTGCTCATCGTGGAGCAGTTCGTGCACATGGCGCTGGAGAACACCGACCGCGCCTATGTGTTGGCCAAGGGCGAGGTCGTGGTCGAGCGGGCGTCGTCGGAGTTGGCGGGCAGCGAAGAGCTCCTGGCGTCGTACCTCGGTGGCGAGGTCGACCCCGCGGGGGAGATGGCCGAGGCGATGCCCGAGCCTGCGACGTCGTCCGCCCGGCGCCGTCGTCGCTGA
- a CDS encoding class II aldolase/adducin family protein codes for MKLPVPPTFESPEDERLHRKRMLAAAFRLFSRFGFDEGVAGHITARDPVLDGHFWVNAFGQHFGSIRVSDLLLVNHSGELVEGEGLVNQAAFAIHSQVHAARPDVVAAAHTHSTYGRAWSSLGRLLDPLSQDACAFYQDHALFDDYTGVVLDVEEGKRIAHALGDCKAAILRNHGLLTVGQSVEEAAWWFITMERSCQVQLLAEAAGTPVLIDPDMAQLTAGQVGAPLVGWFSFQPLLQRIQRENPDLLDD; via the coding sequence ATGAAACTGCCTGTGCCGCCGACATTCGAGTCGCCCGAGGACGAGCGCCTGCACCGCAAGCGCATGCTGGCAGCCGCCTTCCGCCTGTTCTCCCGCTTCGGCTTCGACGAGGGCGTGGCGGGCCACATCACCGCCCGCGACCCGGTGCTCGACGGCCACTTCTGGGTCAACGCCTTCGGCCAGCACTTCGGCTCGATCCGGGTGTCCGACCTCCTGCTCGTCAACCACTCGGGCGAGCTCGTCGAAGGCGAGGGGCTGGTGAACCAGGCGGCCTTCGCCATCCACTCGCAGGTCCATGCCGCCCGCCCCGACGTGGTGGCGGCCGCCCACACCCACTCGACGTACGGCCGGGCGTGGTCGTCGCTGGGGCGGCTGCTCGACCCGCTCAGCCAAGACGCCTGCGCCTTCTATCAAGACCATGCCCTGTTCGACGACTACACCGGCGTGGTGCTCGACGTCGAGGAGGGCAAGCGCATCGCCCACGCATTGGGCGATTGCAAGGCAGCCATCCTGCGCAACCACGGGCTGCTGACCGTGGGGCAGTCGGTGGAAGAGGCGGCGTGGTGGTTCATCACCATGGAACGTTCGTGCCAGGTCCAACTGCTGGCCGAGGCGGCGGGCACGCCCGTGCTCATCGACCCCGATATGGCCCAGCTCACCGCAGGCCAAGTCGGCGCTCCCCTGGTGGGTTGGTTCTCGTTCCAGCCCCTGCTCCAACGCATCCAGCGCGAGAACCCCGACCTCCTCGACGACTGA